One window of the Vannielia litorea genome contains the following:
- a CDS encoding rhodanese-like domain-containing protein, with protein MRLVAIALAMGVAAGASGLAAEPLWITEDILSKSFDLKGEAITIERGPVEGDGLSRELAQNCPPACIQPNEIAGGVATVGELEVISFLEGEVAGGTGLLLDSRMPDVYIRGSIPGAVNVPYTTLDPKNPYRDEILKALGAVKAGDGWDFGGAMALTMFCSGPWCDQSSRAIASLTSAGYPAEKLRYYRGGLQVWSMLGLTVAHP; from the coding sequence ATGCGCTTGGTCGCAATCGCGCTTGCTATGGGAGTCGCCGCCGGGGCCTCGGGCCTTGCGGCAGAGCCGCTCTGGATCACCGAGGATATCCTCTCCAAGAGCTTCGACCTGAAGGGCGAGGCGATCACCATCGAGCGCGGGCCGGTCGAGGGGGACGGGCTGAGCCGGGAACTGGCGCAGAACTGCCCGCCCGCCTGCATCCAGCCGAACGAGATTGCCGGCGGCGTGGCCACGGTGGGCGAGCTGGAGGTGATCTCTTTTCTCGAGGGCGAAGTTGCGGGTGGCACCGGGCTGCTGCTGGATAGCCGGATGCCCGATGTCTACATTCGCGGCTCGATCCCCGGCGCGGTCAATGTGCCCTACACCACGCTGGACCCGAAGAACCCCTATCGCGACGAGATCCTGAAGGCGCTGGGCGCGGTGAAGGCCGGGGACGGATGGGACTTTGGCGGCGCGATGGCGCTGACGATGTTCTGCTCCGGCCCGTGGTGTGACCAATCCTCCCGCGCCATCGCCAGCCTGACCTCGGCGGGCTACCCGGCTGAGAAGCTGCGCTATTACCGGGGCGGCTTGCAGGTGTGGTCGATGCTCGGCCTCACCGTGGCGCACCCCTGA